The Candidatus Methanosuratincola sp. genome window below encodes:
- a CDS encoding M42 family metallopeptidase → MRRLSEAHGVTGSEYGVASVIKEELQGSGAKVYEDRFGNLFAEKGNGERTLMVAAHTDEIGLIVKHIDEKGFIRFAKLGGIADQILPAQRVLIHGMKKEVHGVIGCKAIHVMKDEERKQLVTYDKMFIDTGATREQLEGYGIRVGTPITLIRGMTELENELVVGKAMDDRAGCYVLIEALKKAKPKNKIVAVFTVQEEVGLRGATMSANAVKPDIGIAIDTTISGDHPELSEQDAPVKLGKGPTIVVADGRKDSLGGGMIANPLVRGWLMELAEASGIPYQLEVLEGGTTDAAAIQMSQSGIPSACISIPSRYVHSFSEVVSKKDLDSCVELLIKTMESKTPF, encoded by the coding sequence TTGCGCAGGTTGAGTGAAGCCCACGGCGTTACAGGTTCAGAGTACGGGGTAGCATCCGTGATCAAGGAAGAGCTCCAAGGATCCGGAGCGAAAGTCTACGAGGACAGATTCGGGAACCTCTTTGCCGAGAAGGGGAACGGCGAGCGAACACTGATGGTCGCAGCCCACACAGACGAGATCGGGCTGATCGTAAAGCACATTGATGAAAAGGGGTTCATCAGGTTCGCCAAGCTCGGGGGCATTGCCGACCAGATCCTGCCCGCCCAGAGGGTGCTTATCCATGGGATGAAAAAGGAGGTGCATGGGGTTATTGGCTGTAAAGCAATCCATGTGATGAAAGACGAGGAGAGGAAGCAGCTAGTGACCTACGACAAGATGTTCATAGACACGGGTGCGACTAGAGAACAGCTTGAGGGATATGGGATCAGGGTGGGCACGCCGATTACCTTAATCAGGGGGATGACCGAGCTTGAGAACGAGCTTGTCGTTGGGAAAGCAATGGATGACAGGGCAGGCTGTTATGTGCTCATAGAGGCCCTGAAGAAGGCAAAGCCGAAGAACAAGATCGTTGCAGTATTCACGGTCCAGGAGGAGGTAGGACTCAGAGGTGCAACAATGAGCGCCAACGCAGTGAAACCAGACATCGGAATTGCGATCGACACCACCATCTCCGGAGACCACCCAGAGCTCTCTGAACAGGACGCACCTGTGAAGCTCGGCAAGGGCCCGACGATAGTTGTAGCAGATGGACGGAAGGACTCGCTCGGCGGAGGGATGATCGCAAACCCGCTTGTCAGGGGATGGCTGATGGAGCTAGCAGAGGCCAGCGGAATACCGTACCAGCTCGAAGTTCTAGAAGGGGGCACTACGGATGCTGCAGCAATCCAGATGTCGCAGTCAGGCATCCCATCGGCATGTATATCTATCCCTTCCAGGTATGTCCACAGCTTCAGCGAGGTAGTATCGAAGAAAGACCTTGACAGCTGTGTCGAGCTTCTCATAAAGACAATGGAAAGCAAAACACCGTTCTAG
- a CDS encoding pyruvate carboxylase subunit B → MIDTTLRDAQQSLFATRLKIEDIAPVVEKMDEIGFYGLEAWGGATFDSCIRYLNEDPWERLRRIKRGLKKTNVVMLLRGKNLVGYRHYSEDVIEAFVKKAYENGVDVFRIFDALNDVENLRIAVKVAKQIGATVHGDVVYTTSPIHTVDYFIDVARQISELGVDAIRIKDMAGLLAPRPAYDIVKGIRKETGLPVALHCHYTCGLASLAYLKGIEAGAEYIDTALFPFAFGASQPAIETIYEVFRGTNMLSHLNIELINDCADYFEKIRENYRGYCSEMTDRIDPRALRHQIPGGMISNLVYQLKEYNALSKMDAVLSEVPLVRRDLGYPPLVTPMSQIVGTQAVMNVITGKRYEPVIKELEDYVRGFYGRPPGEISRQLVELVKKADPPRLPTLKDVPEDAKRLAKKEEDLLTYLLFPQLALAFFKGDLKSFSSNEQAKRKEVKWFRIKIGEEEIEVKIEGQEGA, encoded by the coding sequence GTGATTGACACTACCCTCCGCGACGCACAGCAATCGCTATTCGCCACCCGCCTCAAGATTGAAGATATTGCCCCAGTAGTGGAGAAGATGGACGAGATAGGCTTTTACGGCCTGGAGGCGTGGGGAGGGGCGACATTCGACTCCTGCATAAGGTACCTAAATGAGGATCCTTGGGAGAGGCTCCGCAGGATTAAGAGGGGACTGAAGAAGACTAACGTTGTGATGCTCCTAAGGGGCAAGAACCTCGTTGGGTACAGGCACTACTCCGAGGACGTCATTGAGGCATTTGTGAAGAAGGCATACGAGAACGGGGTGGATGTGTTCAGGATCTTCGACGCCCTGAACGACGTCGAGAATCTCAGGATCGCCGTAAAGGTAGCCAAGCAGATAGGAGCCACAGTCCACGGCGATGTGGTGTATACGACGAGCCCGATACACACCGTGGACTACTTCATCGACGTGGCGAGACAAATAAGCGAGCTCGGCGTCGATGCAATCAGGATAAAGGACATGGCAGGGCTGCTGGCCCCAAGACCGGCATATGACATAGTCAAGGGGATCAGGAAGGAGACAGGGCTTCCCGTAGCCCTCCATTGCCATTATACTTGCGGGCTAGCTTCGCTTGCGTACCTGAAGGGTATCGAGGCAGGCGCCGAGTACATCGACACTGCACTGTTCCCGTTCGCGTTCGGCGCATCGCAGCCGGCCATCGAGACCATATACGAGGTCTTCCGCGGCACGAACATGCTGTCGCACCTAAATATAGAGCTCATTAACGACTGTGCGGACTACTTCGAAAAGATACGGGAGAACTACAGGGGTTATTGTTCGGAGATGACCGACAGGATTGACCCGAGGGCGCTCAGGCACCAGATACCGGGCGGGATGATATCGAACCTGGTTTACCAGCTCAAAGAGTACAACGCGCTATCAAAGATGGACGCTGTCCTGAGCGAAGTGCCGCTAGTCAGGAGGGACCTAGGCTACCCGCCACTCGTGACCCCTATGAGCCAGATCGTCGGCACCCAGGCGGTGATGAACGTCATAACCGGTAAGAGGTACGAGCCTGTAATAAAGGAACTGGAGGACTATGTGAGGGGATTCTATGGGAGACCCCCCGGAGAGATAAGCAGACAGCTTGTGGAATTAGTGAAAAAGGCGGATCCGCCAAGGCTGCCGACCTTGAAGGATGTCCCTGAGGATGCCAAGCGCCTAGCAAAGAAGGAGGAGGATCTGCTGACATACCTGCTCTTCCCGCAGCTTGCACTTGCATTCTTCAAGGGTGATTTAAAGTCATTCAGCTCTAATGAGCAGGCAAAGAGGAAGGAGGTCAAGTGGTTCAGGATAAAGATAGGAGAGGAAGAGATCGAGGTCAAGATCGAGGGACAGGAAGGGGCATGA
- a CDS encoding FAD-binding oxidoreductase, which produces MARGNNEILANLEQIVGPEYVSNEEADLQPYTWDMTWAEPRMPDYVVMPKTVTEIQRVLRLANHRKIPVVPYCNGTNIGGLCVPEEGGIIMDLKKMDRILKIDPETCYAVIEPGVSHAAFSAALKATNPQWKGEEFSKGFEFGWGVHPPSASVLAMAINHGIGHLNGRLGINSQLMSSMEVVLPTGEVAKIGSCAYSDSWHSFLPLPRMDGLFTGWLGTTGIVTKLGVWIFPIRPYRDVLTVAAASAEDITKYMVRWRHYSLCDEVTAVSWWLAQIPIVFPYSPKPADAPEFFSYTVISGWSEEELAYKRKMWQEVVAKEKAKGTKLIDFEYPPEAKKGRTELPSRIVGSTKNYSKSCGGGIAWPGTFAPCKSWPILYEKWKEIYIRHGLSPATRFTDYQGAHYGMLRCMTPFNKRDPASVQAARDAMVECVRAGLPEGMLPYKPPVEYQNELNAVADAGYLYLMTKIKDMLDPNNIMNPGKLGIR; this is translated from the coding sequence ATGGCTAGAGGAAACAACGAAATACTTGCAAATCTGGAACAGATAGTTGGTCCAGAGTATGTGAGCAATGAAGAAGCCGACCTGCAGCCATACACTTGGGACATGACTTGGGCCGAACCAAGGATGCCTGACTATGTCGTCATGCCAAAGACTGTGACAGAGATACAGCGCGTACTGCGACTCGCAAACCACCGCAAGATACCGGTGGTTCCATACTGCAACGGCACAAACATCGGCGGCCTCTGTGTACCAGAGGAAGGCGGAATAATAATGGATCTCAAGAAGATGGATCGGATCCTTAAGATCGACCCAGAGACATGCTACGCCGTCATCGAACCAGGTGTAAGCCATGCAGCTTTCTCGGCTGCTCTAAAAGCAACAAACCCGCAGTGGAAGGGGGAAGAGTTCAGCAAGGGATTCGAATTCGGTTGGGGTGTCCACCCGCCGTCAGCCTCCGTATTGGCAATGGCAATTAACCACGGTATCGGTCATCTCAACGGAAGGCTCGGGATCAACAGCCAGCTGATGAGCAGCATGGAGGTAGTCCTTCCGACAGGCGAAGTCGCAAAAATCGGTTCATGCGCCTATTCGGACTCATGGCACTCGTTCCTGCCGCTGCCCCGCATGGACGGTCTCTTCACCGGATGGCTTGGGACAACGGGCATCGTGACAAAGCTGGGTGTCTGGATCTTCCCGATCCGCCCGTACAGGGACGTCCTGACGGTCGCGGCTGCAAGTGCAGAGGACATTACCAAGTACATGGTCAGGTGGCGCCACTACTCGCTCTGCGACGAAGTCACAGCAGTAAGCTGGTGGCTCGCCCAGATACCAATCGTCTTCCCGTACAGCCCGAAGCCTGCCGACGCCCCAGAGTTCTTCAGCTACACCGTGATATCCGGCTGGAGCGAGGAGGAGCTCGCCTACAAGAGGAAGATGTGGCAGGAGGTTGTTGCAAAGGAGAAGGCAAAGGGTACGAAACTCATCGACTTCGAATACCCGCCGGAGGCTAAGAAGGGAAGGACAGAACTGCCGAGCAGGATCGTGGGTTCGACCAAGAACTATTCCAAGTCCTGCGGTGGTGGAATCGCATGGCCTGGCACCTTCGCGCCGTGCAAGAGCTGGCCAATCCTCTACGAGAAGTGGAAGGAGATCTACATCAGGCACGGTCTGTCTCCTGCGACAAGGTTCACCGACTACCAGGGTGCGCACTACGGAATGCTCAGGTGCATGACGCCATTCAACAAGCGCGACCCTGCCTCAGTCCAGGCTGCGAGGGACGCTATGGTCGAATGCGTCAGGGCAGGGCTCCCGGAGGGTATGCTGCCTTACAAGCCGCCAGTTGAGTACCAGAACGAGCTCAACGCAGTCGCTGATGCTGGCTACCTGTACCTGATGACCAAGATCAAGGATATGCTTGATCCAAACAACATAATGAACCCGGGTAAGCTGGGTATCCGTTAA
- a CDS encoding (Fe-S)-binding protein: MSHLLRNKELKELGKIYDWVSMCTHCGNCKYGYEYGPKANFAAMLCVQGDKFNFDSYRGSRGKVSLARSLLHNRIGWSDKVAHVLFTCTSCGACQQMCETDIKPWILRMFETLRYEAWKQNVAIPENIKAWSSTIGTLYNPYKEPHEKRLDWLPSDVRSSLPNKAEYIYFAGCTASYRRKQIARATVSLLQKLKVDFTVVEDEWCCASPLLRTGQYDLAAKFVEHNKALPEKYGASTFITTCSGCYRTLGRDYTMDAPEGYADKYGKMTGVKVLHTTHLLEEMLNKGEIEFTGSFDKKVTYHDPCHLGRHAEVYETPRNVLKAVPGLQLVEMYRNRKFSYCCGAGGGVRGGFADYSLETAGKRVKEAEATGAELVTSACPFCYTNLADAIELNKSPLKMEDIVEIIEPIVKRK, translated from the coding sequence ATGTCCCACCTACTTAGGAACAAGGAACTGAAAGAGCTTGGAAAGATATACGACTGGGTCTCGATGTGCACGCACTGCGGCAACTGCAAGTACGGCTACGAATATGGCCCAAAAGCAAACTTTGCAGCCATGCTGTGCGTCCAGGGAGACAAATTCAACTTCGACTCCTACAGGGGAAGCAGGGGCAAGGTCTCGCTTGCGAGGTCGCTGCTCCACAACCGCATCGGCTGGTCCGACAAGGTCGCGCATGTGCTCTTCACATGCACTTCGTGCGGTGCATGCCAGCAGATGTGCGAGACTGACATCAAGCCGTGGATACTGAGGATGTTCGAGACTCTGAGGTACGAAGCCTGGAAGCAGAACGTAGCCATACCCGAGAACATCAAGGCGTGGAGCTCGACCATAGGGACGCTCTACAACCCGTACAAGGAGCCGCACGAGAAGAGGCTCGACTGGCTGCCGAGCGATGTTAGGTCATCCCTGCCGAATAAGGCTGAGTACATCTACTTTGCTGGGTGCACCGCCTCGTACAGGCGCAAGCAGATCGCAAGGGCGACCGTCAGCCTTCTCCAGAAGCTAAAGGTCGACTTTACCGTCGTCGAGGACGAGTGGTGCTGCGCATCGCCTCTCCTGAGGACTGGTCAGTACGACCTCGCTGCGAAGTTCGTGGAGCACAACAAAGCACTCCCTGAGAAGTACGGCGCCTCTACATTCATCACGACCTGCTCCGGTTGCTACAGGACGCTTGGAAGGGACTACACAATGGACGCGCCAGAGGGATACGCTGACAAGTACGGCAAGATGACAGGGGTCAAGGTGCTGCACACCACACACCTGCTCGAGGAGATGCTCAATAAGGGCGAGATCGAATTCACCGGCAGCTTTGACAAGAAGGTCACCTACCACGACCCGTGCCACCTTGGGAGACACGCTGAGGTATACGAGACCCCTAGGAATGTCCTCAAGGCAGTCCCAGGCCTGCAGCTCGTCGAGATGTACAGGAACCGCAAGTTCTCGTACTGCTGCGGTGCAGGCGGCGGTGTGAGGGGTGGATTCGCTGACTATTCACTCGAGACGGCAGGAAAGCGCGTCAAGGAAGCTGAGGCGACCGGTGCTGAGCTTGTGACTAGCGCATGCCCGTTCTGCTACACCAACCTTGCGGACGCGATCGAGCTCAACAAGTCCCCGCTCAAGATGGAGGACATTGTTGAAATAATTGAGCCGATCGTGAAGAGGAAGTAA
- a CDS encoding arginase family protein, translating into MDLCFINGPLDPDERESSVSRKLEMIRKSYSGLLYRDPYDGIARELGCKSKIEKELKLEVEPWLLPAPPASMSFMLTVENFVAFIDSNGCLEYARKVGRLVEDGLPAVPVMFGVDHSLTGGAIEALSKEIGGESMRVIVFDSHFDFILPSIRCGLIQYDLETNPETKFSPTDPFIFNRPDSYNADSFLYYILEKIPHENIFVVGVSDYPPKAAQEIDDDRVKRYVEFYKGLEDSGVHIITKERIQRNLGEVKEALSSTSLPYTYLSVDVDVCSNTSIRGARFLDYYGIDHSDLYGLVASIRKSLKSSKPVGLDFMEFDIYNAGSVRSGKTDRTYQIVAEAMGRLVW; encoded by the coding sequence ATGGATCTTTGCTTCATCAATGGTCCGCTCGATCCAGACGAAAGGGAATCGAGCGTATCGCGCAAATTGGAAATGATCCGAAAGTCGTACTCGGGCTTGCTATACAGGGATCCCTATGACGGCATCGCGAGGGAGCTTGGGTGCAAAAGTAAAATCGAGAAAGAGCTGAAGCTTGAGGTAGAGCCTTGGCTCCTGCCCGCCCCCCCTGCATCGATGTCCTTCATGCTTACCGTGGAGAACTTTGTGGCTTTCATAGACTCCAATGGCTGTCTTGAGTATGCCAGGAAGGTCGGCAGGCTAGTCGAGGACGGGCTGCCCGCCGTTCCTGTGATGTTTGGCGTTGATCACTCGCTGACAGGGGGTGCAATTGAGGCACTTTCCAAGGAGATTGGTGGAGAATCGATGCGAGTGATAGTCTTTGACAGTCACTTCGACTTCATACTCCCCAGCATCAGGTGCGGGCTGATACAGTACGATCTGGAGACGAACCCCGAGACGAAGTTCTCGCCTACCGACCCTTTCATATTCAACAGACCTGACAGCTATAACGCGGACTCCTTCCTCTACTACATCTTGGAGAAGATCCCGCACGAAAACATATTCGTAGTGGGAGTCTCGGATTACCCTCCAAAGGCCGCTCAGGAAATAGACGATGACCGAGTAAAGAGGTACGTCGAGTTTTACAAGGGTCTAGAGGATTCGGGCGTACACATAATCACGAAGGAGAGGATCCAGCGGAACCTTGGCGAGGTCAAAGAGGCACTATCAAGCACTTCCCTGCCCTATACCTACCTTTCTGTGGATGTGGATGTGTGCTCAAATACCTCGATCAGGGGGGCACGGTTCTTGGACTACTATGGCATAGACCACTCGGACCTCTACGGGCTCGTCGCCTCCATAAGGAAATCATTGAAATCCTCTAAGCCCGTGGGGTTGGACTTTATGGAATTCGACATATACAACGCCGGGAGCGTACGATCCGGAAAAACAGATAGGACTTACCAGATAGTCGCAGAGGCCATGGGAAGGCTCGTTTGGTAG
- a CDS encoding slipin family protein — MNLALQIGGIFESINTLIVAFVVLVIIVWILSSSIKIVKEYERAVIFRLGRLLGAKGPGLFLIIPFVDAFRKVDLRVLTFDVPKQVVITRDNITISVDAVVYYRVFDPNKAITQVENYVLSTNLLAQTMLRDVLGQVELDEILARREELNKRLQQSLDLATDPWGIKVTAVVIKDVTIPESLQRAIAKQAEAERERRSRIIIAEGEQQAAQKMFEAAEFYNRAPIAMKLREFQMITEVAREKNLIVISSSASSDIGSIAGIAKAVQERK, encoded by the coding sequence TTGAATTTAGCGTTGCAGATAGGGGGAATATTTGAGTCCATAAATACGCTAATCGTCGCTTTCGTAGTCTTGGTTATAATCGTCTGGATCCTCTCTTCATCTATCAAGATCGTCAAGGAGTACGAACGGGCAGTTATATTCAGGCTGGGGAGGCTCTTGGGGGCGAAGGGACCCGGACTCTTCCTGATCATCCCGTTCGTTGATGCCTTCAGGAAGGTCGACCTGAGGGTGCTGACATTCGACGTCCCAAAGCAGGTCGTTATCACAAGGGACAACATCACAATAAGCGTGGATGCCGTTGTGTACTATAGGGTATTTGATCCGAACAAGGCGATAACCCAGGTGGAGAACTATGTCCTCTCGACAAACCTCTTGGCTCAGACCATGCTGAGGGATGTGCTCGGACAGGTCGAGCTCGATGAGATATTGGCTAGGCGTGAGGAGTTGAACAAGAGGCTGCAGCAATCACTGGACTTAGCTACAGACCCTTGGGGAATAAAAGTCACGGCCGTTGTGATAAAGGACGTCACGATCCCGGAGAGCCTCCAGCGGGCAATCGCTAAGCAGGCGGAGGCGGAGCGCGAGAGGCGGTCGAGGATAATCATAGCCGAGGGCGAGCAGCAGGCTGCGCAGAAGATGTTCGAAGCTGCAGAGTTTTATAATAGGGCTCCAATTGCTATGAAGCTCAGAGAGTTCCAAATGATAACCGAGGTCGCAAGGGAGAAGAACTTGATAGTCATCTCAAGCTCTGCGTCTAGCGACATAGGCAGCATAGCTGGGATCGCTAAGGCAGTACAGGAGAGGAAATGA
- a CDS encoding nodulation protein NfeD, whose product MVRISRYTWSLTFLLFLFILGASSGNTVTAAPKVLQVPITGTITIAHADAFADALDIALGGGYSAVMVVLSTPGGSVDAMLMIIERIDNSPIPVIAYVYPAGTTAWSAGTYILMASHIAAMAPNTVIGSCQPISYSPLGSTPVEDDKIINALVAVMSTHAESRNRNVTLARDFVIKNTNVNDFEAQEYGVIEYRMDSVARLLEEIDGSAVTTASGTVTMDTRGASVEVYSMRPREALLNAISDPTVSSILFLVGLFALIYGFSAPGHGGEILGGIAILIALIGMGFDVNIVSAVMMVVGAILLIYELATPGFGVLGISGVIILTFGALFLVPFSPEKWAVSGDWYSTFTYIIVALGVCIAALFLFAAIKVLQVRRRPPIIGTVMGDIVIPTENARPGEVIFVTYRGEYWQAKSAAGIVAGKKYRIAGKEGAVLVLEESNP is encoded by the coding sequence GTGGTTAGAATAAGCCGTTATACTTGGTCCCTGACATTTTTACTTTTTCTATTCATCCTCGGCGCTTCGTCCGGCAACACAGTTACAGCTGCCCCGAAGGTGCTCCAAGTTCCGATTACGGGGACGATCACAATAGCACACGCTGACGCCTTTGCGGACGCGCTCGATATTGCATTGGGGGGTGGGTACAGTGCAGTTATGGTTGTGCTGTCGACCCCTGGGGGGAGTGTTGACGCAATGCTAATGATAATTGAGCGGATAGACAACTCGCCTATCCCGGTTATTGCCTACGTCTACCCCGCAGGGACAACTGCGTGGTCGGCGGGGACATACATCCTGATGGCTTCCCATATTGCAGCAATGGCCCCGAACACGGTAATCGGGTCTTGCCAGCCGATATCGTATTCGCCTCTTGGAAGCACCCCTGTCGAAGATGACAAGATTATAAACGCTCTGGTCGCAGTGATGTCAACACACGCTGAGTCTAGGAACAGGAACGTCACACTCGCCCGGGATTTTGTCATAAAGAATACCAACGTCAACGACTTCGAGGCGCAGGAGTACGGCGTAATAGAGTACCGCATGGATAGTGTAGCCAGGCTCCTCGAGGAGATTGACGGTAGTGCAGTTACCACTGCATCAGGAACGGTTACCATGGACACCCGAGGCGCATCAGTAGAGGTCTATTCGATGAGGCCAAGGGAAGCCTTGCTAAACGCAATATCTGACCCAACGGTCTCGAGCATACTCTTCCTAGTTGGGCTTTTCGCTTTGATTTATGGCTTTTCTGCCCCTGGCCACGGCGGCGAGATACTCGGCGGAATCGCAATCCTCATTGCCCTCATCGGGATGGGCTTCGATGTCAACATCGTCTCTGCAGTAATGATGGTTGTTGGGGCGATACTCCTGATATACGAGCTCGCAACTCCGGGGTTCGGCGTCCTGGGGATCAGCGGCGTGATAATACTGACATTCGGTGCGTTATTCCTTGTCCCCTTCAGCCCGGAAAAATGGGCCGTCTCCGGGGACTGGTACTCTACATTCACCTATATCATTGTAGCCCTAGGGGTCTGCATCGCCGCTCTCTTCCTTTTTGCAGCGATAAAGGTACTGCAAGTCAGGCGCAGGCCTCCGATCATTGGCACCGTTATGGGCGACATCGTAATACCGACGGAGAATGCCAGGCCGGGTGAAGTGATCTTTGTGACGTACAGAGGGGAATACTGGCAGGCGAAATCCGCTGCAGGGATCGTCGCGGGGAAGAAGTACAGGATAGCCGGCAAGGAAGGTGCTGTGCTAGTCCTCGAGGAGTCCAATCCCTGA
- a CDS encoding proteasome assembly chaperone family protein, producing the protein MKPNEVSIYALEKVEGGNSVLLCGLPDVGLVGIISVSHIIKELGMKEVGYIDSELFPPLVVFHQGEPTYPIRIFRKDNLLAVFSETALPPESLYPLTRLIVNWSKEKGLSMVVSLGGIGVPNRIDIDEPKVYGASSSQKLRDMILQKGVSLMEEGFLVGPYGLIAKHSKSLDVPNLILLAESFPNYPDPGAAASALEALKKFVPISVDIKSLKDRSDEIRMNARELMRKTAENMQRMGKSQEYELPLMYV; encoded by the coding sequence TTGAAGCCAAATGAAGTTTCAATATACGCGCTTGAGAAGGTAGAAGGTGGGAATTCGGTCCTCCTGTGCGGCCTTCCAGATGTTGGGCTTGTCGGAATAATCTCAGTGTCACACATCATCAAGGAGCTCGGCATGAAGGAGGTTGGATACATCGACTCAGAGCTCTTCCCTCCGCTTGTTGTCTTCCACCAAGGGGAGCCGACATACCCGATCAGGATATTCAGGAAGGACAATCTATTGGCAGTGTTCTCCGAGACCGCCCTTCCTCCAGAATCGCTCTACCCCCTTACCCGCCTCATTGTGAATTGGTCGAAGGAGAAGGGGCTCTCAATGGTAGTCTCGCTGGGAGGGATTGGCGTACCAAACCGGATAGACATCGATGAGCCGAAGGTTTACGGCGCCTCCTCCTCCCAAAAGCTTAGGGATATGATCCTGCAGAAAGGAGTGAGCCTTATGGAGGAGGGGTTCTTGGTAGGGCCTTATGGGCTTATAGCCAAGCACTCCAAGTCCCTAGACGTCCCCAACCTGATACTCTTGGCTGAATCCTTCCCGAACTACCCTGACCCTGGTGCGGCGGCAAGCGCATTAGAGGCGCTGAAAAAATTCGTGCCGATATCCGTGGACATAAAATCGCTCAAAGACCGGTCTGACGAGATAAGGATGAATGCGAGGGAGCTCATGCGTAAGACCGCTGAGAACATGCAGAGGATGGGCAAGTCCCAAGAGTATGAACTGCCGCTCATGTATGTATAG
- a CDS encoding Hsp20/alpha crystallin family protein, which produces MDGCLEPLTEIQETDNELIVRVDMPCVRSKDEITVNLTEETVSIEAKMEKAVQYERWGTFQRGVRFFKYSKTFTLPTKIDPERAKARFVKNVLELRLPKKGRVFKIEIQ; this is translated from the coding sequence ATGGACGGTTGCCTTGAACCCCTGACCGAGATACAGGAGACCGATAACGAGCTGATAGTAAGGGTCGATATGCCGTGCGTCAGGAGCAAAGACGAGATCACCGTGAACTTGACCGAGGAGACCGTGAGCATTGAGGCAAAGATGGAGAAGGCGGTGCAGTACGAGCGGTGGGGTACGTTCCAGAGGGGCGTACGTTTCTTCAAGTACTCGAAGACCTTCACACTGCCGACAAAGATAGACCCTGAGCGGGCCAAGGCCAGGTTCGTCAAGAACGTCTTGGAGCTCCGCCTTCCGAAGAAGGGGAGGGTCTTCAAAATAGAGATCCAATAG
- a CDS encoding M20/M25/M40 family metallo-hydrolase produces the protein MEEGYPERLLLRMLEIYSPSGQEGEIGRFLAEEMEKLGYRVRVDGVGNVEGRIGSGRPKFLLCGHMDTVEGFLEVKRRGKVVFGRGAVDAKSPLAALICAGKRYIEDGGKGEVVALAVVDEEGKSRGMRHYISNLDEEFDFAIFGEPSGTYGVTVGYKGRLVFTVTIRTSPGHASAPRFFENAVYIGADLVDKLRSVDGEWEGGGEEPFKSPSLCVTIFRGGTQDNTVPGICEVTADVRVPPGMSSKLLKDRIQLLVEDFKKGREKAEISVEFKDENEPFEEDSDSPLVRAFLESIREVGGREGRLLRKSGTSDVNDFVRASGTHSVVYGPGNSKLDHTPMENVSVEEFCDSIEIIKGAMKRLDGLF, from the coding sequence ATGGAAGAGGGCTATCCGGAGAGGCTCCTCCTGCGGATGCTGGAGATATACAGCCCGAGCGGTCAGGAAGGGGAGATCGGCAGGTTCCTGGCGGAGGAGATGGAAAAGCTAGGGTACAGGGTAAGGGTCGACGGCGTCGGCAACGTCGAGGGCAGAATTGGGTCAGGGAGGCCGAAGTTCCTCCTCTGCGGGCACATGGACACTGTAGAAGGCTTCCTGGAGGTCAAGAGGAGGGGCAAGGTGGTATTCGGAAGGGGGGCGGTGGATGCAAAATCACCCCTGGCAGCCCTGATCTGCGCAGGGAAGCGGTATATCGAAGATGGCGGTAAGGGCGAGGTGGTTGCGCTAGCAGTCGTGGACGAAGAAGGAAAGAGCAGAGGGATGAGGCATTACATCTCCAATCTCGACGAGGAGTTCGACTTTGCGATCTTCGGGGAGCCCAGCGGAACCTACGGTGTCACAGTCGGATACAAGGGCAGGCTGGTATTCACCGTCACCATCCGGACTTCGCCCGGGCACGCAAGCGCCCCGAGGTTCTTCGAAAATGCGGTTTACATAGGTGCAGACCTCGTGGACAAGCTAAGGAGCGTTGACGGAGAATGGGAGGGAGGAGGGGAGGAGCCTTTCAAGTCGCCGTCCCTGTGCGTCACGATCTTCCGCGGGGGGACACAGGACAACACCGTCCCAGGCATCTGTGAGGTCACGGCAGACGTCAGAGTCCCGCCAGGCATGTCCTCCAAGCTGCTTAAGGACAGAATCCAACTACTCGTTGAGGATTTTAAGAAGGGGAGAGAGAAGGCAGAGATATCCGTCGAGTTCAAGGACGAGAACGAGCCGTTCGAGGAGGATTCGGATTCGCCGCTTGTCAGAGCTTTCCTCGAGTCGATAAGGGAGGTCGGCGGCAGGGAAGGAAGGCTCCTCAGGAAGAGCGGCACAAGCGATGTCAATGACTTTGTCAGGGCATCAGGTACGCATTCGGTGGTGTATGGACCCGGCAACTCCAAGTTGGACCATACGCCGATGGAGAACGTCTCTGTCGAGGAGTTCTGCGACAGCATCGAGATAATAAAGGGTGCAATGAAGCGCCTTGACGGCCTCTTTTGA